GACGGACACATCGATCTGGTCGACCCCGACAGCCGCGCCGTGCTGAACCTGACCCTGCTGGTCCAGAGCAAGGCGCAGGAACGGCGTTTCTCTGGCGAGACGGACGACGGCTTCCACTATCTCTGCGACCAGCGCGATCTTGATCACTGGCTGTCCGGTAACTCGCCGGTCATCCTGGTCTTTTCCCACCCCGAGAGTCATGAGGCGTGGTGGGTGGAGGTCAAGGCGGCGTTCCCGGACGCGGTCAGCCGTGCTGCCCGCCGCGTGGACATCGACAAGCACACCCAGCGCTTCGACCGGGACGCCGCCCAGGCGCTGCTGCGCTTGGCGATGCCGCGGACGACGGGCCTGTACCTGCGGCCCGCGTCGATCACCGAAGTGCTGACCACGAACCTGCTGCCCGTCATCGAGATGCCGCCGACCGTGCATCTGGCCCCGACGACCTTCACTGACTACCGCGCGGCCGGTGGCGCACTGGAGACGCAGGGCCGGCGTGAGTCCGGCTGGATCCTGCGGGACAACCTGGTCCTGTCGTTCCACGACCTGCGGGACTCGCCTTTGCGGGTGCTCTGCGACGGAGATCCCGAGCGGCACGAGACCAGAGAGTGGGCGGACAGCGACGACCTCGACACCCAGCACCGCTTCGCTGACCTGCTCTCCCGGACCGTTCAGGGCTCCTATCCGGAACTGCGGTGGCACAAGGACCGCAAGCACATGCACTTTCGCGCGACCTCGCACCTGGGGCCTCGCAAGGCGGGCAAGGGACCCGGATCACGCGGCCGGACCGTGTTCGGTCCGCACACCTCGAAGTCCGACCCACAGCGCGTCGGCTACTACCACCACGCTGCACTGCGCATGAGATTCCGGCGCCTGGACGGTGTCTGGTACTACCAGCTGGAACCGGACTACTGCTTCACCACCGACGGGTACACCGAATACCCTTTCGCCGACCGGCTCCTGGCGGGGATCAAACGTCTCGACCGGCATCCGGCGGTCCGAGGCTGGACCCGCATGTGGGCCAACTACCTGCGCCAGGAGGCCGACTTGTTCACGGAAGCACGGCCCGTCCAGTTCGGCGAGCTGGCCACCATGACGGTCGAGCGCGGTATCGACGACCTGTTGTGGGGGCCGGCGCCGTCCGGGGCCACACCCGAGGACGACCAGGACCCGTCCGCCGGAGGGCAGGAAAGTCTGGACGCTGTACTGGCTGCCGCGGATGCGGACACCCAGGATCTCCTCAGCCTGCTCCAGGACGGCGAGAGCGACGAGGGTGCTCCTCGGCGAAGAAGCCCTGGAAGCAAAGCCAGGTCTGCAGGACTGCGGACGCCCCGTCAGGGACGGGCGAGCGGTGCGAGGCGAGGCCGGTGATCAGCTCGGTGATCCTTGACGAACCAGAACTGGAATTTGGGGGAGCGGCCCGGCACATCGATCCACGGTTCGGGATCACGAACTACGGTCCCGCTGATCTCGGCGTGGCCGACGCGCCCAGGGCGATCCGCGTCGGCCTTGTCGGTCCTGCGGACCAACTCGACGGGCTGCGCCAATGGCTAGCCTCGATCTTGCGTGACGGTCCGCCGACGGAGTCGGTGGACCGTTTTCGTGCTGTGGGCTGAGGCTGGGCAGGTTGAGGGCCCGAGTGTCGTCTCGGATGGACGCCGGGTTCCACTGCTCCGGCCGGAGGGTTCTCTCGTAGGGGCGGATGAATCCGCTGCTCATCCCGGGTTCGGCAGGAGTGCGAGCCGTTCGAGGGCGGCAGTGATGTGACTGGTCCAGGGCCAGTGCTGGGCCAGGCGGAGGATTTGCCGACGGCCGGTGGTCACGAGCTGTCCGGCCGTGGTGAACAGGCGGAGCCGCAGGCGGCGAGGTTCCCAGAGACGGGCCTTGCCGGTCAGGGCGAGCATCGGCATCCAGGCCAGCAGGTCGAGAGCGATCTGCACGATCTCCAGCCAGATCCGGTTCTGGGCCGTGCGGTGCAGAGGAAGATTCCGCAGGCCGGTGGCCCGGGCGGCCCGGATGCGGTCCTCGGCCCGGGCCCGCAGCCGGTGACGGAGCTCGAGCTCGGCGATCGGCCGGCCCGAGGTGTTGGTGGCGAAACAGGTCAGCCGCATGCCGTCCGCGTCCGTGAGCCTCAACTGGGCCCCGGGGTGCGGTCGTTCCTTCCTGACGATCAGCCGCATGTCCTTGGGCCAGCCGTCCAGAACGTCGCCGGTGAGTTCAGCGACCCAGGCGCCGTCGCGGATCTCGCCGCCGGTCTCGATGGCCGCCGTCCAGGCCGAGGCCGGAACCTTCAGCACGTGCTGGTGGATCGCGTCGGTGATCACCATGCCGACCGAGTAGGACAGCCACCGTCCCCGCTGGGCGAGCCATGCGACGAAGTCGTGAGTGCCGCCCGCGGAGTCAGTGCGGATCAGGGTCCGGCGCCCACGCCGGTACTTCTTCGGCAGCTGGGCCAGCGCCAGTTGGGCGGCGGTGACGTGGTCGGACGCGGTGTTCGAGCCCGCGTTTCCTGGTCTGAGCAGGGCCGCGACCGGTTCCCCCGTGCCGCCCGGTCCGTGGTCGACGAAGCCCATCAGCGGGTGATGGCCGTAGGTCCGCTTCCAGGTGGGTGCGGCGTCCTCCTTGTCCGAGTGCGCGATCACCAGCACCCCGTCGAGGTCGACGGTCACCGCCCCGCCCGCATCAGGCGCTGCCCGTCCGGCCAACCGCCAGGCACGTTGACGGACTTCAGCCCGCGCGGAACGGATGGCCCGCAGGGCCTTCTCCCCGGAGGCTGCGAGGGTGTCGATGAGGCGGGAGACCGTCGGGTCGGAGGCGACCGGCCCGAACACGGCCGGCTCGGCCCGCAGCATGCCGATATCCGCCAGGCAGTCCCCGCCCATCGCGACTGCCAGCGCGAGGTCCAGGAGGATCTTCCCGGGATCGTGGACGGCCCGCGGCTTCCGCCAGGGCGCCAGGGCTGCGGATATCGCCTGGTCAAGGCCCGTCTTGCGGACCGTCTCCAGCAGCAGGACCGCACCGGCCTGCGAGACCACCTGCCGACCGTCTCCCTGGACACGGACACGCGGGTACGACGAGATAGGCTCTCTCACCTGGAAAGTGCTCTTTTCCTTGCAGCCAACAGGACCCTCAGCAAGTCCTATCGTTGCAGGTCAAGGGCACTTTCCGTGTTTCTGATCATCTCTTGGACAGCCCACCTCGCGAAAGCGCGAGGCTAGAGGTTGTCCCGTATGGAGTGTGAGTTATCCAGTGAGGGCCAGGTTGTGCAGTCGGGCGATGCCGAGCATGGCCTGGTGAACTCCGTCGCCCTTGAGTCGGCAGTCCCGCAGGATCTTCCAGTTCTTCAACCGCGACAGGGCGTGTTCCACGCGCGCTCGTGCCCGGCGATGGACGGCGTTCTCTGCCTCCTGCGAGGGGCTGAGGTGGCTCTGGCCTCGTCGTTTGCGGTGCGGGATCAGGAGGCCGGTGCCTTGGTAGCCGCCGTCGGCAAGGGTCGGGGCGCCGCGGCAGGCCCGATCGATGCCGGACTCGGTGAAGGCCCGGCAGTCGTTGCGGCTGCCGGGCAGCGGGAGACCGATGGCCACGACCAGGCGGCTGTTGGCGTCGATGACGACCTGCAGATTGGTCGAGTACCGGTAGTTCTTGCTGGACGCGGCGACACTGCGGTCGCGGGTGGGCACCAGAGTGCCGTCGACGATGTAGACGGTGTCCTTGCGCGGCCGCCGCGCGGGCGAGATGGCCAGCAGCGGTGCGAGATGGTCCAAGATGCGGTCGGCAGCGGACTTCGAGACTCCGAACAACGGCGCCACCTGCCGCAACGTGAGGTTCGTGCGCCAGTACGTCGCCACCAGCAACACCCGGTCTTCGAGCGACAGCCGCCATGGCCGGCCACGCTGAACGTCGCCACCTCGGCGCCGTACCAGTGCCACCAGCCTCGCAAACTGCACCTCGGTCAGACCCGCAAACGGCTCGATCCACTTCGGATCATCTGCTGAGATCACCCCACCCATGCCCGACCAACGCACCAGCAGCACCACCGGTTACGGGACAACCTCTAGAAGAAGCCCAGCTTCTTCGGCGAGTACGACACGAGGAGGTTCTTCGAGTACCGGTAGTTCTTGCTGGACGCGGCGACACTGCGGTCGCGGGTGGGCACCAGAGTGCCGTCGACGATGTAGACGGTGTCCTTGCGCGGCCGCCGCGCGGGCGAGATGGCCAGCAGCGGTGCGAGATGGTCCAAGATGCGGTCGGCAGCGGACTTCGAGACTCCGAACAACGGCGCCACCTGCCGCAACGTGAGGTTCGTGCGCCAGTACGTCGCCACCAGCAACACCCGGTCTTCGAGCGACAGCCGCCATGGTCGGCCACGCTGAACGTCGCCACCTCGGCGCCGTACCAGTGCCACCAGCCTCGCAAACTGCACCTCGGTCAGACCCGCAAACGGCTCGATCCACTTCGGATCATCTGCTGAGATCACCCCACCCATGCCCGACCAACGCACCAGCAGCACCACCGGTTACGGGACAACCTCTAGCGGTGGACCCCGGACCTCGCCACGTTCAAAGCGGTACACAGCCGCTTCACACCGAAGGCGTCACGGTGGTCGGCGACGAACTGGAAGCGGCTCACCAGCTGGTCACTCCCGCGAGATATTGACCGCTCGGCGCAGGATGTCGCGTTCCATCTCCAGCTCGCGGAGCGCCTGCGCAGTGCGGGAGTGTCCGCATCCTTGGCTCATCCGGCTCCGCCAGCGCCGGCAAGGCCGGGACGACTGCGGGGTCGAGTTCCCCGGCGTTCGTGCGACCACCGCCGACTCGGCGGGCCCGGCCGCGCGGGAGGGGGACCTCACCGGCCTCCAGTTCATTCACAGATCCTCTTCCCACCTCATGCTTACGCGTGGTGTCCGCAGGATCCGTTAGCCCCTGAGGTCCGCTGCGGCGAGGGCGTCGAACGCCTTCGTCCGGACGATCTTCATCGCCTCGGTCAGGGCCAGGACGAGCAGGTCCTGACGTGCCACGGGAAGCCGTCGCCACTGGGTCCCGATGTCCCGATGTCCCGATGCCTGGCCGTCAGTCGTCCGGCCAGGAACCGCAGTGTGCGGGGGACAGGTCGATCGAGGACGGGTGGACAAGCATACGAAGCTCCTGACGGACACGGGCGATCTGGTCGAGAAACCGTCTGCCAGGAGCTTCGTCGTTATGCAGGACTGTCAAACTCGCGGTCAGCGCCGCCGCGGTGGACGCCGATGGCGAGATTACTCAGGCCGGCCGTGGTCCGGAGCAGGCGGCCGGTACGGATTTTGGAGTCTCGTCCTCGCGTGAAGGCTTCTCTGCCGCTCACAGCCCGACCATTCGCCGTGGTGCCTCCGCGGTCATGGGGAATCGCCAGGCCGTGGCTGTATGTCTGTAAGGTAGCTTGAATGACATCGTGACCATTTTGAACATTGATGCATTGATCCCTGAACGCATTACCCCAGCCAAAGGCAGACACGGCGATCGTGCTGACGTCATGTTGCGCATGCGGCAGGTGGGGGGACCTGCTCGCTGATGCCGTGATCGTCGAGTTCGACGAGCTCGGTCGGTCCGCCCGTAGCGCGCTCCAGCGCGGCCTCGTCGGAGGCCGGGCGAGCGTGCCGGACGCTCCGCCGGCTGGCGACGCGTTGCTCGCCCACACCGAGGCCATGCCTGGCTGGGTCTCGGCGGAGTTGCTGAACGACGGGGACCGGATGCCGCTCGCCGTGTCACCGCCCTGGCGCAACCTGGCTTTCTCCGGTGGCTCCCTGACGCACACCTACAGTTTCGCAGCGCAACGAGACCGCCCGCGGCGAGTACATCAGCGCGCTCGGCGAGGACGGGGAGCGGGTCGACATCTCGTTCGCCACGCAGAACTGGCAGAAGGCCGTGGTCGACAGGAGCAGGCCGGGTCAGTTCGTCCGCCGCACTTCGAGGCGATGGTCTTCACCTACCTCGCCGAGGAGCTGCGTAGCGGAGACGTCGCGGTGGTCGGCTCGGAGGAGTACGCCGACTGGAGCGACCAGCTGCTGCCGTGGGAGGTGGTGGAGGAGAAGCTGCCCGCCTACCTGGTGGAGGTCGGCCTGGCCGAGGACGAGGACCAGGCCGCAGCCTTCGACGCCGCCGCCTTCCGCCGCCAACTGGAGGACCGGCTGCGGGCTGCCGCCGCGGCAGCGGACGCCGGTTACTCGGACAACGAGAGCCTGGTGATCGACCCGGACACCGGCATCCCGTCGCTCAAGCCGCAATTGCGCTTTTCACCCATTTCATTCCGTGTGGGGTGTGGGAGGCCGTCTACATCATCGAGAGCCTGCTCAAAAATGCCTCCGAGGCCAAGCCCACCACCGTGCATGCAGATACGCAGGGCCAGTCGCTGCCTGTCTTTACCCTTGCGCACCTGCTGGGCTTCAACTTGATGCCCAGGATCCGG
The Streptomyces sp. NBC_01723 genome window above contains:
- a CDS encoding DUF4365 domain-containing protein, producing MADRKTVTRQTFIGEKGIALIERRCLEMGHLFHPRRVDHGIDGHIDLVDPDSRAVLNLTLLVQSKAQERRFSGETDDGFHYLCDQRDLDHWLSGNSPVILVFSHPESHEAWWVEVKAAFPDAVSRAARRVDIDKHTQRFDRDAAQALLRLAMPRTTGLYLRPASITEVLTTNLLPVIEMPPTVHLAPTTFTDYRAAGGALETQGRRESGWILRDNLVLSFHDLRDSPLRVLCDGDPERHETREWADSDDLDTQHRFADLLSRTVQGSYPELRWHKDRKHMHFRATSHLGPRKAGKGPGSRGRTVFGPHTSKSDPQRVGYYHHAALRMRFRRLDGVWYYQLEPDYCFTTDGYTEYPFADRLLAGIKRLDRHPAVRGWTRMWANYLRQEADLFTEARPVQFGELATMTVERGIDDLLWGPAPSGATPEDDQDPSAGGQESLDAVLAAADADTQDLLSLLQDGESDEGAPRRRSPGSKARSAGLRTPRQGRASGARRGR
- a CDS encoding IS1380 family transposase codes for the protein MREPISSYPRVRVQGDGRQVVSQAGAVLLLETVRKTGLDQAISAALAPWRKPRAVHDPGKILLDLALAVAMGGDCLADIGMLRAEPAVFGPVASDPTVSRLIDTLAASGEKALRAIRSARAEVRQRAWRLAGRAAPDAGGAVTVDLDGVLVIAHSDKEDAAPTWKRTYGHHPLMGFVDHGPGGTGEPVAALLRPGNAGSNTASDHVTAAQLALAQLPKKYRRGRRTLIRTDSAGGTHDFVAWLAQRGRWLSYSVGMVITDAIHQHVLKVPASAWTAAIETGGEIRDGAWVAELTGDVLDGWPKDMRLIVRKERPHPGAQLRLTDADGMRLTCFATNTSGRPIAELELRHRLRARAEDRIRAARATGLRNLPLHRTAQNRIWLEIVQIALDLLAWMPMLALTGKARLWEPRRLRLRLFTTAGQLVTTGRRQILRLAQHWPWTSHITAALERLALLPNPG
- a CDS encoding IS5-like element IS1373 family transposase, with product MGGVISADDPKWIEPFAGLTEVQFARLVALVRRRGGDVQRGRPWRLSLEDRVLLVATYWRTNLTLRQVAPLFGVSKSAADRILDHLAPLLAISPARRPRKDTVYIVDGTLVPTRDRSVAASSKNYRYSTNLQVVIDANSRLVVAIGLPLPGSRNDCRAFTESGIDRACRGAPTLADGGYQGTGLLIPHRKRRGQSHLSPSQEAENAVHRRARARVEHALSRLKNWKILRDCRLKGDGVHQAMLGIARLHNLALTG